The Plasmodium berghei ANKA genome assembly, chromosome: 5 genomic sequence TCTACATCTAATTCACCTTGCTTTGTAGaatcattatataatatattgctttttaaattttcagGAGGCTCATATTTAAACTCagtaatattattatatgaactTAATAAATCATCAGCAATTCCTCCACCACCAATATTATTTACGACATTACCACCAACTCCATTACCAAACAAATTGCTATtactattaaaaaaactaCTACCAGCACCATTTTGCAAACTATTTAATTCAGaatttatatctttattcGCATTATTAGTGTTCTCATTAGCTTCTGCTTCTTCCAAAATCTTATCTAAATCGACATCGACACcttttataatatgttttcCATCTTCCCCATCTTGTGGTGAATATTTTgagctatttttttcccaTAATTTTTGAGAACCAAATTTAAgaatttttgataattcTTCTCTTGTAAAACCATTAGAAGAATTACTACCTTCTCCTCCAATAAAATTGAcattatcattttgttttttatttaatccTTGAACAACTAATGTATCTAAAACCATTTTCACTTTTGCTCTTTCTAAAATGGTTTGCTCTATAGAATCTTTTGTTACTAAACGATATATTTGCACCGTTTTTGTTTGCCCTATACGATGTGCTCTAGCGCCTGCTTGTAAATCATTTTGGGGATTCCAATCAgaatcatatataataactgTATCAGCAGATGTTAAATTAATTCCTAATCCTCCAGCTTTTgtagataataaaaatacaaaatcaTCAGAATTTTTACTGTTAAAATGATTCATAGctttttttctcatttcTTTTGTCATTGTACCATCTAATCTTTGATGTTTAAAACCTCTTAAAGTTAAATATTCacttaatatatttaacattTTCACCATTTGAGAAAAGATTAAAACACGATTCCCTCGTTCTTTTAAtcttattaataatttttccaataaacatatttttccGCTTGAATATACTAATCGCTCCCTGTATTCATCTTTATCAATTGGCTCACaacataaaaatggatGATTACACaccttttttaattccatacatatattttgtaacgAATTCTTTGCACCACCCGATGCTTTAGCTAGTTgctcataattttttgttaaaatgTTTTTGTAATATTCTATCTGTATAGGTGATAATTCAACTCGTAAAATTCTTTCAACTTTATTTGGAAGAGATTTTTCAACATCTTTTTTTACTCTTCTTAAAATTACTTCATGTAATTCATGCTGTAATTGCATCAATTGCTTTTGTTTAGCTTCACCAATTAAACTAGTATTCtcaatttcattatattttttttgaaatgcctcataatatgtatattgtTGTGGATTTAAGAAATGTAGTAAAGTCCATAGTTCTtccaaattattatgtaaTGGTGTACCACTAAGTAATAATTTAGATTCAGCCATAAATTGTTTCAATTCTATAAATCTTTTCGATTGAcgattttttaattgatGTGCTTCATCAACGACCATTAACTGCCATGGTATCCTTTTCAATAGTTCAACATCACTTACACTATTAAGTATCGATGGAGTTGTTATACACACATCAAATTTATATCGATACCCTCTATTTGGTacatatactttttttaattcatacGTTCTTATCAATTCTCTACTTACTGCATTACCATGATAACATACCACATTAGCTTGAGGCAAccaatttttaaattcatttaaCCAATTATCTACAGTTGATTGGGGTACTAATACTAAATAAGGTcctattaatttttctttatatagCATATGACCAACTACTGCAATTGTTTGAACCGTTTTACCTAATCCCATTTCATCTGCTAATAAAACACTTAAATTTCTTTTCATTCTACTAACCATCCAATTTAAACCTGTCAATTGATAAGCTCTTAGTTTTTTTCCATGTAAATAACTTGGCGTCTCATTATATGGATCAAATTTTGTTGCAGTTAATGGGCCTCTATTCCATATACTTGACAATGCTTTAGCaccatatattttactttctctatcaaaatattcttCTATTAATTTCCCAAAATTATGATCTAATAATGTTTGTTTTGTTTCCTCTGTACATTGATCATATGCACAACTTGTCCACTttactaaaaataattgttcATTTGTAATTTCACATGTCCTATGAGTTATTATCCTTTCGGCATGTATCGAATCCATTtctatttgtttttttatttcagaatatattttttcttgcTCAATCTCATCTGCTgtcatatattttcttttttgaaATGATAATCGAatctttttaatataattatcaaCTTTCTTTACACCATTAAAATATcttaaatattcataagtacaaaaaaaattatgaatatgaGATTTGCCTATCCATTTTACTAAAAACTCAACTTCATTTATATCTACAATATCCTCTTCTTCATAAAAATCATCCAATGCTGGATCCTCAATATTTTCAACACCTcctaatattttatgacaACTAACATCAAGAGCACCATCTGTTCCAGCTGTTTCTGTAGCATTTAATGAATCAGATGATATTTCAGTTGATCctattaaattttcattttttttattatcatcatcatCACCATTTTCACCTTCTTCAGGCTTCTTTCtatttataaacaaaaatggattatttttaatactattaataatatcccaatcttttatttttctatgATGAATAACACGATCAATACCTCCCATACTTTGTTTTTCTTGCCTaagtaaatttttttcttcatcaaCTTTTTTATCTTCTTCGTCTGTTTCGTAATAATTATCTATTTGTGCATAATTATAAACTCTTTTCCTTTCTCTTAAATTGGTTCTACCCCCTACTGCGCCAATATTTggtgaaataaaaatatcatttttttcatggcgtttcattttttcagTATATTTATCTTCAACACTATCATATTGTAACCAACTTTTACTACCATTACTACTTTTAGGTGCtgattttttaacataagAATTGATATATAAATCGTTATCTTCTTCATCATCTGATTCAgctaaattattttcatttttcttttttctttttttcttcttatCTTTTTGTGTTTCACTTTTCTTCTTCATAGAACCAGAAACAACATTATTACTCGCATATTGTTTTCCAATAGCAGTTTTTctaacatatttattaccATTGTTTAAACTTCCATCATTCATAgttatattgttatttaaaTCATGATTAACAATTCGATTACCCATTCCATCTGTCATGTAATTTGTGCTTAAATCACCATTATTCATATTGTTCGGAGTATTTCGACCATTTAATAATCtcatattcatataattcatattattataattgttcatattcataatattattattaacacCAACATTCATGTTAGTGTTATTGCTGTTATATCGATTATCaccatatatattcatcatattataattattcaCATTTGGCAATTTGCTCATATTATTGTATGCATTATTCAAATCGctcatattattaattaaattaaaattttgataatttcCACCCATATTACTACCTTCTACATTCATGTTAGACACACTtccaatattatttataccaCTCTTATTGttcatattaaaattattcatattattaaacaTATTCATATTCATTGGATATTTTAAGTTATAATTTGGAAACATTGCATATGAATTATTAGCATTACTATTAACAGAATCATTTAATTTGGGATCTTTTATCATACCATCTGCCCCatctttcattttattatgattTGTATCTAcctcatttttatattttttataagtatCAGAATCATTGCTTATCAATCCATTGGGATTAccattattactattattatctgATATCACACCATCTTTATTATTCCCCTTTCTAATTTTAGAAATAGAGggatttgttttattttcaccTAATAAATTTGAGTTATTACTATTACTTGATTTATCTATATTAGCTTTATCCTtatctaatatattttcgtctttaaaattatcataacCATATTCCATCctattatacatattcaTAGGATGAGATcgtgtattattattattattattattattcatatcaTCTATAGAATTGTGTTGTTTATCTAATTGTGGATCACTGTTTAATCGGTATGGAGGAATATTGTTACATATACTTCCTATGcctttaaaattattatttgtcaTTTTGCTCATATTATCTTTAACATTGGAATTAATTCCGTTATTATTACTGTTGTTATTTGTACCGCTCGTAACAGCAGTATTGTTAACATAATGTgacatatttaaattattagcATTCATGTTATTTGATAAAGATTTTATTTGAGATGATTTATCCAAATTCTCAGAGTCTTTATTTGGTATATTATTCATTGAATtacaatttatattatcaccATAGTTTACTGGGTTTAATGTATTCAGAAAATTTggattattattattactgtTACTAGAAATAGTATTGTTAATGCCACCAGAAGTTGTACTGGGGCCAACACCACTTCTTATTGTATTATCATATGGAAAAGATCCATTTATTTgattaaaattattcatagatggattatttgtattattgttattatttgttatattgGTAGAATTTGGCTTAAAGCAGTTTGCTGATGACATTCCATAAAATCCATTATTCATGTATGGATAAAAATTTCCatgcatattattaaaattatttgaattattcctttgataatacatataattttgatctttattattttgttttaataacAAATCATTACTTTGCATAGAATTTTGTTTCATGCTATTATTGGTCATTTGCATATTTGGATTCATTTCTTGTAATGAATAATTCATAGGGTTATATCTATTCattacattattattagcaTGATAATTAATTGATGGCATTGGAACATTGCtcatattatatgaagATAACATTGACTTCTGATAAGATTCATGCAATCCACCACCAACATtgccatttttatttattcccAATTTagattttatattcatatttttatcattgttACTTAATAAACTGCTTGTTATACTTATAGTCCCATTGTCATTAttaacaatattattattattcatcatggtcatattattttagttatttaaatataaattagtacttttataatgttccatatatttatgacctttttttttatcactattttaaattttattcatataatattgaaaattaCTTTTCAGAttgtaattttaaaaattcgTCATACGATATTGTTATATCGATAATAGAATTGccttttaatatataatctTAAGACTTCAATAcaacatatatgtatatatactatttttaatggTTTAAAATATTGCTGAATTAGGAGCATTCACGCATGTGTGTGTTTTTtactaatatattaatttagtGAACTTTAGAATTTCCTGGtgataaaattgaaatattattattacaatttttattatcattcaGTTAATTCtcattttgaaaataaattttggATTATTCA encodes the following:
- a CDS encoding SNF2 helicase, putative — protein: MTMMNNNNIVNNDNGTISITSSLLSNNDKNMNIKSKLGINKNGNVGGGLHESYQKSMLSSYNMSNVPMPSINYHANNNVMNRYNPMNYSLQEMNPNMQMTNNSMKQNSMQSNDLLLKQNNKDQNYMYYQRNNSNNFNNMHGNFYPYMNNGFYGMSSANCFKPNSTNITNNNNNTNNPSMNNFNQINGSFPYDNTIRSGVGPSTTSGGINNTISSNSNNNNPNFLNTLNPVNYGDNINCNSMNNIPNKDSENLDKSSQIKSLSNNMNANNLNMSHYVNNTAVTSGTNNNSNNNGINSNVKDNMSKMTNNNFKGIGSICNNIPPYRLNSDPQLDKQHNSIDDMNNNNNNNNTRSHPMNMYNRMEYGYDNFKDENILDKDKANIDKSSNSNNSNLLGENKTNPSISKIRKGNNKDGVISDNNSNNGNPNGLISNDSDTYKKYKNEVDTNHNKMKDGADGMIKDPKLNDSVNSNANNSYAMFPNYNLKYPMNMNMFNNMNNFNMNNKSGINNIGSVSNMNVEGSNMGGNYQNFNLINNMSDLNNAYNNMSKLPNVNNYNMMNIYGDNRYNSNNTNMNVGVNNNIMNMNNYNNMNYMNMRLLNGRNTPNNMNNGDLSTNYMTDGMGNRIVNHDLNNNITMNDGSLNNGNKYVRKTAIGKQYASNNVVSGSMKKKSETQKDKKKKRKKKNENNLAESDDEEDNDLYINSYVKKSAPKSSNGSKSWLQYDSVEDKYTEKMKRHEKNDIFISPNIGAVGGRTNLRERKRVYNYAQIDNYYETDEEDKKVDEEKNLLRQEKQSMGGIDRVIHHRKIKDWDIINSIKNNPFLFINRKKPEEGENGDDDDNKKNENLIGSTEISSDSLNATETAGTDGALDVSCHKILGGVENIEDPALDDFYEEEDIVDINEVEFLVKWIGKSHIHNFFCTYEYLRYFNGVKKVDNYIKKIRLSFQKRKYMTADEIEQEKIYSEIKKQIEMDSIHAERIITHRTCEITNEQLFLVKWTSCAYDQCTEETKQTLLDHNFGKLIEEYFDRESKIYGAKALSSIWNRGPLTATKFDPYNETPSYLHGKKLRAYQLTGLNWMVSRMKRNLSVLLADEMGLGKTVQTIAVVGHMLYKEKLIGPYLVLVPQSTVDNWLNEFKNWLPQANVVCYHGNAVSRELIRTYELKKVYVPNRGYRYKFDVCITTPSILNSVSDVELLKRIPWQLMVVDEAHQLKNRQSKRFIELKQFMAESKLLLSGTPLHNNLEELWTLLHFLNPQQYTYYEAFQKKYNEIENTSLIGEAKQKQLMQLQHELHEVILRRVKKDVEKSLPNKVERILRVELSPIQIEYYKNILTKNYEQLAKASGGAKNSLQNICMELKKVCNHPFLCCEPIDKDEYRERLVYSSGKICLLEKLLIRLKERGNRVLIFSQMVKMLNILSEYLTLRGFKHQRLDGTMTKEMRKKAMNHFNSKNSDDFVFLLSTKAGGLGINLTSADTVIIYDSDWNPQNDLQAGARAHRIGQTKTVQIYRLVTKDSIEQTILERAKVKMVLDTLVVQGLNKKQNDNVNFIGGEGSNSSNGFTREELSKILKFGSQKLWEKNSSKYSPQDGEDGKHIIKGVDVDLDKILEEAEANENTNNANKDINSELNSLQNGAGSSFFNSNSNLFGNGVGGNVVNNIGGGGIADDLLSSYNNITEFKYEPPENLKSNILYNDSTKQGELDVEENDKDFWDKTIPLEERLKLKKMKEEELLVHGPRKTRTRDARYNQGLYYDGGANNNNSDGDDSDEFTIKYTDKYNKNLNKKKRKRRTSTHITEKDKFRLYRSLLKFGNPTLRLDDIQFDSKLMKVDRNVILTELNIIVDTCKEIVERVTKEGNNNGQPGLATQNIKTDNDDQNEYNNEECNKNDTNSLNVKSNDMSVEAKGENDQQTEDINDENDKNKRVKRSVRATTISSTGENVEATEDSKKEEDNNNSGGGDGFFSKFMKFTKGSTGAKREDGIEGKGIKTKAEDDTVKDELDDDIVKDELNDESDNNNKTKGERGRKIDAYTFYIGTNKANALDLCHRLQLFKSLHDFIKEQNNDNEYSFRLPLKPPQNSANNEVVNNDGVVEKVGVNNKSVVKNDKTKNKKDDVEAAVTTTADVEGEGETAMNSTITSGTKQEGKTFNGYEATESSMLADGNPSDDYLKLKLPNYIFDHLRDLSTKDVKAWTKEDDENLIKGIYIYGFGSFNEICVDVNLNLEHMKNIKWDKIKMRCIKILKMIEEYTSNNKEGTPGKKRRRARGKNKNPDEIKEEYDNGGNNNTSIKSEGTGGVNKSNNINARHTTINNYGRRSSERVKAIYSQEDKETGGILKKRVVSSRKGERDNKNSNHLGSNGTTSKLENIYDINNKGGKGTLLSSSTLDKRRRGISSKYSNVTLRNEKTNSKCIIESSECSSSNEHKSNGSDEDEDDEINTNIVKRSCRSGSNRSSRMNSYENYKLTRRRSTRTRRGGGNGSIVGSECINSIDPDGDDEYHNDRKKLKKKKKKKDKKKKLTDEEIIEIIKNSNLREMDQHSINKLTKKPLKKYKKLLKIVKKVLSSKTNELGQVEEEVSDDIRKKTDELIFYIGDYFGKFCDHCADSECKDILNNSGWEYISNFMNETSEDLRAKYEKFKSSNLKDSDNADITEENIISFFYSKKCSGLLYPEGDLDDGMDE